A genomic region of Clarias gariepinus isolate MV-2021 ecotype Netherlands chromosome 23, CGAR_prim_01v2, whole genome shotgun sequence contains the following coding sequences:
- the camk1b gene encoding calcium/calmodulin-dependent protein kinase type 1, which produces MPLGEDGHSWKEKTSNIKEIYDFKDVLGTGAFSEVVLAEEKRTTRLVAIKCIPKKALEGKENSIENEIAVLHKIKHANIVSLEDIYENKSHLYLVMQLVSGGELFDRIVEKGFYTEKDASKLIQQILDAVKYLHDMGIVHRDLKPENLLYYSMDEDSKIMISDFGLSKIEGSGSVMSTACGTPGYVAPEVLAQKPYSKAVDCWSIGVIAYILLCGYPPFYDENDAKLFEQILKAEYEFDSPYWDDISDSAKDFIVHLMERDPNQRYTCDQALQHPWIAGDTALDKNIHESVSAQIKKNFAKSKWKQAFNATAVVRHMRRLQLGTSQEGQSQLSPHSPCSERLLLPEGTEEEEDEQSATQRDNNGCSESAGEGAGHDSIPNCAFRVHPTSRV; this is translated from the exons cgGCGCGTTCTCCGAGGTCGTCCTAGCCGAGGAAAAGCGAACAACAAGGTTGGTGGCGATAAAGTGCATCCCGAAGAAAGCGCTGGAAGGGAAGGAGAACAGCATCGAGAACGAAATCGCCGTTCTTCACAA GATAAAACATGCCAACATTGTATCTCTGGAGGACATCTATGAGAACAAATCGCACCTCTACCTCGTCATGCAGCT GGTGTCTGGCGGCGAGCTCTTTGACAGGATTGTGGAAAAAGGTTTTTACACGGAGAAGGATGCCAGCAAGCTCATCCAGCAGATCCTGGATGCCGTCAAGTATCTGCACGACATGGGCATAGTGCACCGAGACCTGAAG CCGGAGAACCTGCTGTATTACAGCATGGACGAGGACTCGAAGATCATGATCAGTGACTTCGGCTTGTCGAAGATCGAGGGCTCGGGGAGCGTTATGAGCACGGCATGTGGCACTCCCGGATACGTAG CTCCGGAGGTTTTGGCTCAGAAGCCTTACAGTAAAGCAGTGGACTGCTGGTCCATCGGTGTCATTGCATacattct TTTGTGTGGCTATCCTCCATTTTACGACGAGAACGATGCCAAGCTGTTTGAGCAGATCCTGAAAGCCGAATACGAGTTCGACTCGCCATATTGGGACGACATCTCTGATTCAG CTAAGGACTTCATCGTCCATCTGATGGAGAGAGACCCGAATCAGCGCTACACGTGCGACCAAGCCCTGCAGCATCCATG gattgcCGGTGATACAGCCCTGGACAAGAACATCCATGAGTCTGTGAGCGCTCAGATCAAGAAGAACTTCGCCAAGAGCAAATGGAAG CAAGCGTTTAATGCTACGGCCGTGGTCCGGCACATGCGTCGCCTCCAGCTGGGCACCAGTCAAGAGGGGCAGAGCCAGCTGTCACCCCACAGCCCCTGCAGTGAGCGTCTCCTGCTGCCCGAGGGAACCgaggaggaagaggacgagCAAAGCG CCACCCAGAGGGACAATAACGGCTGCTCCGAAAGCGCCGGCGAGGGGGCGGGGCACGACAGCATCCCGAACTGTGCCTTCCGCGTCCACCCAACCAGCCGGGTCTGA